In a genomic window of Methanobrevibacter arboriphilus JCM 13429 = DSM 1125:
- a CDS encoding DUF1890 domain-containing protein, with amino-acid sequence MKKALILLGCPESPSQTPMAIYVAQKLAKMDYDVTVASTPSAAKLLEVSDPEEYYVKNKTDIESCLDGLEKGQYDLLVGFVHKDAAASYFITFYHLLECESIALVFEKDNELLEEFVKMVDENTDSKIVAVRAFHNPTPLRVKFDKVLKDL; translated from the coding sequence ATGAAAAAAGCTTTGATTTTATTAGGATGTCCCGAATCTCCTTCTCAAACTCCAATGGCGATTTATGTTGCTCAAAAATTAGCTAAAATGGATTATGATGTTACTGTTGCTAGTACTCCATCTGCAGCTAAACTTTTAGAAGTTTCAGATCCTGAAGAATATTATGTAAAAAATAAGACTGATATTGAATCATGTTTAGATGGTCTAGAAAAAGGGCAATATGATTTATTAGTAGGGTTTGTTCATAAAGATGCAGCTGCTTCTTATTTTATTACCTTTTATCATCTTTTAGAATGCGAATCTATTGCTTTAGTTTTTGAAAAGGATAATGAGTTATTAGAAGAATTTGTTAAAATGGTTGATGAAAATACTGATTCTAAGATAGTTGCTGTTAGAGCTTTTCATAATCCAACTCCTCTTAGAGTTAAATTTGATAAAGTCTTAAAAGATTTATAA